Proteins from a genomic interval of Desulfofustis limnaeus:
- a CDS encoding CTP synthase, which translates to MKNPGTTKRTKFIFITGGVLSSLGKGLAAASIGALLECRGLSVTFQKLDPYINVDPGTMNPFQHGEVYVTDDGAETDLDMGHYERYTNAVMAQKNNYTSGRIYYSVITKERRGEYLGGTVQVIPHITDEIKAAVLQLDGCADIAIIEIGGTVGDIEGLPFIEAIRQLRSDLGKEYSLFIHLTLVPYIKAAGEVKTKPTQHSVKELRADGIQPDILLCRTEVPLSAELKSKIGLFCNVPQDAVITAIDVDNIYEVPLLFHEEGLDGKILELLNVWTGAPNTKAWQDLVYNLKHPKHTVTIAVTGKYVDLTESYKSLHEALIHGGLANNAKVELLYMSAEELESGDPAHLLAGCDGILVPGGFGKRGAEGKIEAIRYARENKIPFFGICLGMQLAVVEFSRQVAGIAKAHSSELDPLTPDPVIYLCKEWFDYRTQKMQVRDEHSDFGGTLRLGAYPCVLKKDTFAMAAYQDDEISERHRHRYEFNNDYRQQLVDAGMIVSGTSPDNNLVEIVEIPDHPWFLGCQFHPEFKSKPMKPHPLFRDFIKAALAHRQKNRTS; encoded by the coding sequence ATGAAAAACCCGGGCACGACCAAACGGACCAAATTCATCTTCATCACCGGCGGTGTTCTTTCCTCGCTCGGTAAGGGGTTGGCCGCCGCCTCCATCGGCGCCCTGCTGGAATGCCGCGGCCTCTCCGTTACCTTCCAGAAACTCGATCCCTATATCAACGTCGACCCCGGCACCATGAACCCGTTCCAGCACGGCGAGGTCTACGTCACCGACGACGGCGCCGAGACCGATCTGGATATGGGCCATTACGAGCGCTACACCAACGCGGTGATGGCGCAGAAGAACAACTACACCTCCGGCAGGATCTACTATTCGGTCATCACCAAGGAGCGGCGGGGAGAATACCTGGGCGGCACCGTACAGGTCATTCCCCACATCACCGACGAAATCAAGGCCGCCGTCTTGCAACTCGACGGTTGCGCCGATATCGCCATCATCGAGATCGGCGGCACGGTCGGCGACATAGAGGGGCTGCCGTTCATCGAGGCAATCCGCCAACTGCGCAGTGATCTGGGCAAGGAATACTCGCTTTTCATTCATCTGACCCTGGTCCCTTATATCAAGGCCGCCGGCGAGGTGAAGACGAAACCGACCCAGCACTCGGTCAAGGAATTGCGGGCCGACGGCATCCAGCCCGACATCCTCCTCTGCCGTACCGAGGTGCCTTTGTCGGCTGAACTAAAGAGCAAGATCGGCCTGTTCTGCAACGTGCCGCAGGATGCGGTGATCACCGCCATTGATGTCGATAATATCTATGAGGTCCCGTTGCTCTTTCACGAAGAGGGGCTGGACGGCAAGATCCTCGAGCTGCTCAACGTCTGGACCGGCGCCCCCAACACCAAAGCGTGGCAGGATCTGGTCTATAACCTCAAGCACCCCAAACATACGGTCACCATCGCGGTCACCGGCAAATACGTCGACCTGACCGAATCCTACAAGAGCCTCCACGAAGCGCTCATCCACGGCGGTTTGGCCAACAACGCCAAAGTGGAATTGCTCTATATGAGCGCCGAAGAGCTGGAGTCAGGCGATCCGGCCCACCTGTTGGCCGGCTGTGACGGCATCCTGGTCCCGGGAGGTTTCGGCAAGCGGGGAGCAGAAGGAAAAATCGAGGCCATCCGCTACGCCCGGGAGAACAAAATCCCGTTTTTCGGTATCTGCCTCGGTATGCAGTTGGCGGTGGTCGAGTTCAGCCGCCAGGTGGCCGGTATTGCCAAGGCGCATTCATCGGAGTTGGACCCGCTCACTCCCGATCCGGTTATCTACCTGTGCAAGGAATGGTTTGACTATCGCACCCAGAAGATGCAGGTCCGCGACGAACATTCCGATTTCGGCGGCACCCTGCGGCTCGGCGCCTACCCGTGCGTCCTGAAAAAGGACACGTTCGCCATGGCCGCCTACCAGGACGATGAGATCTCGGAGCGGCATCGGCACCGCTACGAATTCAACAACGACTACCGGCAACAACTGGTCGACGCCGGGATGATCGTCTCCGGGACGTCTCCGGACAACAACCTGGTGGAAATCGTTGAAATCCCGGATCACCCCTGGTTCCTCGGGTGCCAGTTCCACCCCGAATTCAAATCCAAACCGATGAAGCCGCACCCCTTGTTCCGTGATTTCATCAAGGCCGCCTTGGCTCATCGTCAGAAGAACCGCACCTCATGA
- the kdsA gene encoding 3-deoxy-8-phosphooctulonate synthase — MKTPVVSIARPDGRAYLVGPGHPLLLIAGPCVLESEELARRVCGTMQEISGRLGLSYVFKASFDKANRTALDSFRGPGLDDGLAIMSRIREEMGVPVLSDVHESIQVPQAAQILDVIQIPAFLCRQTDLLQAAAASGKPINLKKGQFVSPWDMAHAVGKIDRLGAGRVMLVERGSCFGYNNLVVDMRSFPVMRDLGCPVVFDATHSVQLPGGAGHASGGQRQFIAPLTRAAVAAGIDGLFMEVHPDPDRALCDGPNSIALDEIETLLRQILAIRRSLESCADA; from the coding sequence ATGAAGACTCCCGTTGTCAGCATTGCCCGCCCGGACGGCCGCGCTTATCTCGTCGGTCCCGGCCACCCCCTGCTGTTGATCGCCGGGCCGTGCGTGCTCGAATCCGAAGAACTGGCTCGCCGGGTCTGCGGAACCATGCAGGAGATCAGTGGTCGTCTCGGCCTGTCCTACGTCTTCAAAGCCTCGTTTGACAAGGCCAACCGTACCGCTCTCGATTCCTTTCGCGGCCCCGGCCTGGATGACGGCCTCGCCATCATGTCCCGGATCCGAGAAGAAATGGGGGTCCCCGTTCTGTCCGACGTGCACGAGTCAATCCAGGTTCCGCAAGCCGCCCAGATCCTCGACGTTATTCAGATCCCGGCCTTTCTCTGCCGGCAGACCGACTTGTTGCAGGCCGCCGCCGCCAGCGGCAAACCGATCAATCTCAAAAAGGGTCAGTTCGTCTCGCCATGGGACATGGCGCACGCTGTCGGTAAAATAGATCGCCTTGGCGCGGGGCGGGTTATGTTGGTCGAACGCGGATCCTGTTTCGGATACAACAACCTGGTGGTCGACATGCGCTCCTTTCCAGTAATGCGCGACCTCGGTTGCCCGGTTGTTTTCGACGCCACCCACTCGGTCCAGCTGCCGGGCGGAGCGGGCCATGCCTCCGGCGGCCAGCGGCAGTTCATCGCACCGCTCACGCGGGCCGCCGTCGCCGCCGGGATCGACGGATTGTTCATGGAGGTCCACCCGGATCCGGATCGAGCCCTCTGCGACGGCCCCAACTCCATCGCCCTTGATGAGATCGAAACGCTTCTGCGGCAGATTCTCGCCATCCGCCGCAGCCTGGAATCATGCGCCGATGCCTGA
- a CDS encoding KdsC family phosphatase codes for MSYPTDCDILSGYRQRNETLRQQQELPEPLRDRAAAISLVLFDVDGVLTDGSLIYSESGVESKTFHTQDGLGIKLLHLAGIETGLITARSSEMVTRRAAELAVTYAYQRVERKLDAFKEILQRSGRKPFQVCYMGDDWIDLGLLRRVGLAACPANAVPEVQAACHFIAQRTGGHGAVRQLCDLIITAKGQHEALVQRFLS; via the coding sequence GTGTCATACCCCACCGATTGCGACATTCTGTCCGGCTATCGCCAGCGCAACGAAACCCTGCGGCAACAACAGGAACTACCCGAACCGCTTCGGGATCGAGCCGCCGCCATTTCACTGGTTCTGTTCGACGTGGATGGCGTTCTGACCGACGGGTCATTGATCTATAGTGAATCAGGAGTTGAGAGCAAGACCTTCCACACCCAGGACGGGCTCGGCATCAAGCTGCTGCATCTGGCAGGCATAGAAACCGGCCTGATTACCGCCCGGAGCTCAGAAATGGTCACGAGACGAGCCGCAGAACTGGCAGTCACCTATGCCTATCAACGCGTGGAACGAAAGCTCGATGCCTTTAAAGAGATTTTGCAGCGCTCGGGACGGAAACCTTTTCAGGTCTGCTACATGGGCGACGACTGGATCGATCTGGGCCTGCTCCGTCGCGTCGGTCTCGCCGCCTGTCCCGCAAATGCCGTTCCGGAAGTGCAGGCCGCCTGCCATTTTATCGCGCAGCGAACGGGCGGTCATGGGGCCGTGCGCCAACTCTGCGATCTGATTATCACCGCCAAAGGACAACACGAGGCGCTGGTGCAACGTTTTCTGTCATGA
- the lptC gene encoding LPS export ABC transporter periplasmic protein LptC has product MTLNRRNLVWLIPLSLLLTFPVWRLPLAAFLEPRGGFDPHFGNRQQTTHNFTMERVVILQNQDGLKTAEIRAAEAQTSTVPNEFVLSSVDADLFDEEGNLIHVLARVGIYNTETRQLTLRENVRINQVADNQQLFTEELYYFDHNRTIKSPGATRMVGEHLEIKGSSLDYDITTGQYRVGGRVYCIIEGLESP; this is encoded by the coding sequence ATGACCCTCAACCGCCGCAACCTCGTCTGGCTGATCCCCTTGAGCCTGCTCCTCACCTTCCCGGTGTGGCGACTGCCACTGGCCGCCTTTCTTGAACCACGGGGTGGTTTCGATCCGCACTTCGGCAACCGGCAGCAAACAACCCATAATTTCACCATGGAACGGGTGGTGATTCTGCAAAACCAGGATGGGTTGAAAACGGCCGAAATTCGCGCCGCAGAGGCACAAACCAGTACGGTGCCGAACGAGTTCGTCCTCAGCTCAGTGGACGCCGACTTGTTCGACGAAGAGGGGAACCTCATCCATGTCCTCGCCCGGGTGGGCATCTACAACACCGAGACGAGACAACTGACCTTGCGGGAAAATGTCCGGATCAACCAAGTTGCCGACAACCAGCAGCTCTTTACCGAAGAACTCTATTATTTCGACCACAATCGGACCATCAAATCACCGGGGGCCACCAGGATGGTTGGTGAACACCTGGAAATCAAGGGGTCCAGTCTCGACTACGACATCACCACCGGACAATACCGGGTGGGTGGCCGGGTCTATTGTATCATCGAGGGGCTTGAATCCCCTTGA
- the tsaA gene encoding tRNA (N6-threonylcarbamoyladenosine(37)-N6)-methyltransferase TrmO: MAGDGLQIVGRIRSCFPENFGVPRQAGLVPTAIAELRFTREFSRKELVRGLEQFSHVWLLFLFHQALAEGWQPTVRPPRLGGRRRLGVFATRSPHRPNHLGLSLVRLLGIDQEGDQPVLILGGVDLLDNTPVLDIKPYLSYADAVGDSHCGCFEQEDVPVVVTFSAVAGDFCRDYQLQTGRPLARLIEEVLAADPRPASQRGRKKSFGMSLWDVNIRWQVDGNRFHVLSCTVTGTAGSPTLKGIQAPR; encoded by the coding sequence ATGGCCGGTGACGGGTTACAGATAGTCGGCAGGATCCGGTCCTGTTTTCCGGAGAATTTCGGTGTTCCGCGTCAAGCCGGTCTGGTTCCGACCGCGATCGCCGAACTCCGGTTTACCAGGGAGTTTTCCAGGAAGGAGCTGGTACGCGGGCTGGAGCAGTTCAGTCATGTGTGGCTGCTTTTTCTTTTTCATCAGGCATTGGCCGAAGGGTGGCAGCCGACGGTTCGCCCGCCACGACTGGGTGGACGCCGGCGACTCGGTGTTTTTGCCACGCGCAGCCCGCATCGGCCCAACCACTTGGGTCTTTCTCTGGTCCGTCTGCTCGGTATTGACCAGGAGGGTGATCAGCCGGTCCTGATCCTCGGCGGTGTCGATCTGCTGGACAATACACCGGTGCTCGACATCAAGCCGTACCTCTCCTATGCCGATGCGGTTGGCGATTCGCACTGTGGTTGCTTTGAGCAGGAAGACGTACCGGTGGTCGTCACCTTTTCTGCCGTTGCCGGGGATTTTTGCCGGGACTATCAGCTGCAAACGGGCCGACCGTTGGCCAGGCTGATCGAGGAGGTGTTGGCGGCCGATCCGCGTCCGGCCAGTCAGCGGGGCCGAAAAAAGAGCTTCGGGATGAGCCTGTGGGATGTGAATATTCGCTGGCAGGTGGACGGCAACCGCTTCCACGTCTTGAGTTGCACCGTTACCGGCACGGCTGGCTCGCCCACCCTCAAGGGGATTCAAGCCCCTCGATGA
- the nikR gene encoding nickel-responsive transcriptional regulator NikR: MLKRFTISLDEKLLDDFDTYISQQKYVNRSEAIRDLIRSSFVVKEWQADKDVVGVVTMVYDHHQHKLQEKVTEIQHDYHHQIVSTTHVHMDHHNCLEVIIIKGKAGSVNELADRLRSLRGVRNCNLAMSTTGKDLH, from the coding sequence ATGTTGAAACGATTCACCATCTCGCTCGACGAAAAATTACTCGATGACTTCGACACCTATATCTCCCAGCAGAAGTATGTCAACCGCTCGGAAGCGATCCGCGATCTGATCCGTTCCTCCTTTGTCGTCAAGGAATGGCAGGCAGACAAGGATGTGGTCGGGGTCGTCACCATGGTCTACGACCACCACCAGCACAAGCTCCAGGAAAAGGTGACCGAGATCCAGCACGACTATCATCACCAGATCGTTTCGACAACCCACGTCCATATGGATCATCACAACTGCCTGGAAGTCATCATCATCAAAGGCAAAGCCGGATCCGTCAACGAGCTGGCCGACCGCCTGCGCTCCCTGCGCGGCGTACGCAACTGCAACCTGGCAATGAGCACGACGGGAAAAGACCTACACTGA
- a CDS encoding PaaI family thioesterase, whose product MKHAIKGRQPNSRMCFVCGMDNRYGLQSRFYELDNGEIVACFRPADEHQSYPGRLHGGIAAAILDETIGRAVLNHQEDELWGVTLEFSMKFRKPVPLDQEIRVVARLVEENKRSFCGTGEIILADGSVAIEGSGRYLKMALSKITDAEFKEEEWRVVEPGDADPTELDLPDRR is encoded by the coding sequence GTGAAACATGCAATCAAGGGCCGCCAGCCCAATTCAAGAATGTGCTTTGTCTGTGGCATGGATAACCGGTATGGTCTGCAGAGCCGCTTTTATGAATTGGATAACGGCGAAATCGTGGCGTGTTTTCGACCGGCCGACGAACACCAGAGCTATCCCGGCCGGTTGCATGGCGGTATAGCGGCTGCCATTCTTGATGAAACCATCGGCCGGGCGGTGCTGAATCACCAGGAAGATGAGTTGTGGGGGGTGACCCTGGAGTTTTCCATGAAATTCCGGAAACCGGTACCGCTCGACCAGGAGATACGGGTTGTTGCCCGACTGGTGGAGGAAAACAAACGCAGTTTTTGTGGCACCGGGGAGATAATCCTGGCCGACGGTTCGGTGGCGATCGAGGGGAGTGGCCGCTATCTGAAAATGGCGCTGTCGAAAATCACCGATGCCGAGTTCAAGGAAGAGGAGTGGCGGGTGGTCGAACCGGGTGACGCCGATCCGACAGAGCTGGATCTGCCGGATCGGCGGTGA